One genomic region from Cellulomonas fengjieae encodes:
- a CDS encoding PEP/pyruvate-binding domain-containing protein yields MLVPLRDADVAACGGKAGALGRLARAGLPVPDGFVVPFAAYRTDLDLRPGLSDALARELAALGDPPVAVRSSAGDEDTALASAAGQHETVLGVRGVDQVADAVRACWASLHSPTALAYRAATPHRPADPVMAVLVQRLVDAEVSGVMFTPAGSDGVTRIEASWGLGTSVVGGTVTPDAYRVEPGGTVRRRIADKRTRVDRAGTRVVTSEVAELDRGRPALDEATALRLADLGRRVGTVLGGALDIEWAVVDGELWVLQARPVTADLPAPAPPTLALLTGTPGSRGSATGTARIVRGPGDFTRTRAGDILVCPWTDPGWTPLLRLVAGVVTETGGALSHAAIVARERGIPAVLGVPGATTTLRDGTTITIDGDAGTVTSNHP; encoded by the coding sequence CTGGCGCGCGCAGGCCTACCGGTCCCGGACGGCTTCGTCGTGCCCTTCGCCGCCTACCGCACCGATCTGGACCTGCGCCCCGGCCTGAGCGACGCGCTCGCCCGGGAGCTCGCCGCGCTCGGCGACCCGCCCGTCGCCGTGCGCTCCTCGGCCGGCGACGAGGACACCGCCCTGGCGTCCGCCGCCGGTCAGCACGAGACCGTGCTCGGCGTGCGGGGCGTCGACCAGGTGGCCGACGCCGTCCGTGCCTGCTGGGCGTCGCTCCACTCGCCGACCGCGCTCGCCTACCGGGCCGCGACGCCGCACCGGCCCGCGGACCCGGTGATGGCGGTCCTCGTCCAGCGCCTCGTGGACGCAGAGGTGTCCGGGGTGATGTTCACCCCGGCCGGCTCGGACGGCGTGACGCGGATCGAGGCGTCGTGGGGGCTCGGCACCAGCGTCGTCGGGGGCACCGTCACCCCGGACGCCTACCGGGTAGAGCCCGGCGGGACGGTCCGTCGGCGGATCGCCGACAAGCGGACCCGCGTGGACCGGGCGGGGACACGCGTCGTGACGAGCGAGGTCGCCGAACTCGACCGGGGCAGACCCGCGCTCGACGAGGCGACGGCGCTGCGGCTCGCCGACCTCGGGCGCCGCGTCGGTACGGTCCTCGGCGGCGCGCTGGACATCGAGTGGGCGGTGGTCGACGGCGAGCTCTGGGTGCTGCAGGCCCGGCCGGTCACCGCGGACCTCCCTGCACCGGCACCGCCCACGCTGGCTCTGCTCACCGGGACACCAGGCAGCCGGGGCAGCGCCACCGGCACCGCGCGGATCGTCCGCGGCCCCGGCGACTTCACGCGGACGCGGGCCGGCGACATCCTCGTCTGCCCGTGGACGGACCCGGGCTGGACGCCCCTGCTGCGCCTCGTGGCCGGCGTGGTCACCGAGACCGGCGGGGCGCTCTCGCACGCCGCCATCGTGGCTCGCGAGCGAGGGATACCCGCCGTCCTCGGAGTCCCGGGCGCGACGACGACGCTGCGCGACGGCACCACGATCACGATCGACGGCGACGCCGGCACGGTCACCAGCAACCACCCCTGA
- a CDS encoding histidine phosphatase family protein, whose translation MATRHLYVARHGDADAFGELTDTGRRQAGLLGERLAHLPIDAVWHSPLPRAADSAHELARHLPGVPVAAAPELIDHVPHVPAPAETPPPLRGFFDGYDEAEAAAGTRLADALTARFAADPDPAAQARDTHEVLVTHAYQVAWLVRHALDAPASRWLGLNSGNTALTVLTYRPGLPPTLVMFNDMSHLPAELRWTGFPTTARA comes from the coding sequence ATGGCAACACGGCACCTCTACGTGGCCCGGCACGGCGACGCCGACGCGTTCGGCGAGCTCACGGACACCGGTCGCCGGCAGGCGGGTCTCCTGGGTGAACGCCTCGCGCACCTCCCCATCGACGCCGTCTGGCACTCGCCCCTCCCACGCGCCGCCGACAGCGCGCACGAGCTCGCCCGACACCTGCCCGGCGTGCCCGTCGCCGCGGCTCCGGAGCTCATCGACCACGTCCCGCACGTCCCCGCCCCGGCCGAGACGCCACCGCCCCTGCGCGGGTTCTTCGACGGGTACGACGAGGCCGAGGCCGCCGCGGGGACCCGGCTCGCCGACGCACTGACCGCCCGGTTCGCCGCCGACCCGGATCCGGCCGCGCAGGCCCGCGACACGCACGAGGTGCTCGTGACGCACGCCTACCAGGTCGCGTGGCTGGTGCGGCACGCGCTGGACGCGCCCGCGTCCCGCTGGCTCGGCCTGAACAGCGGCAACACCGCCCTGACGGTCCTCACCTACCGCCCGGGCCTGCCGCCGACGCTGGTGATGTTCAACGACATGAGCCACCTGCCCGCCGAGCTGCGCTGGACGGGGTTCCCCACGACCGCCAGAGCGTGA
- a CDS encoding MarR family winged helix-turn-helix transcriptional regulator, translating to MSSDPVARLEYESMVFARHLAGSTRRSGGELDQSAYVLLTLLQACGPSSIGDLAATTGLDASTLNRQTAALLRNGHAERITDPDGGVARKFRLTPDGERALNEERSASTAALDAITADWADDDRAALATLLGNLNMSIEARVGRSWPRPEL from the coding sequence GTGAGCAGCGACCCCGTGGCACGCCTCGAGTACGAGTCCATGGTCTTCGCGCGGCACCTTGCCGGGAGCACCCGCCGCTCCGGCGGAGAGCTCGACCAGAGCGCGTACGTGCTGCTCACCCTCCTGCAGGCCTGCGGGCCGTCGAGCATCGGCGACCTCGCCGCCACCACGGGCCTCGACGCCTCCACGCTCAACCGGCAGACCGCCGCGCTCCTGCGCAACGGCCACGCCGAGCGGATCACCGACCCCGACGGCGGCGTCGCGCGCAAGTTCCGGCTGACCCCGGACGGCGAGCGCGCGCTCAACGAGGAACGGTCCGCGAGCACCGCGGCGCTCGACGCGATCACCGCCGACTGGGCCGACGACGACCGCGCCGCCCTGGCCACCCTGCTCGGCAACCTCAACATGTCGATCGAGGCGCGCGTCGGGCGCAGCTGGCCCCGGCCGGAGCTGTAG